Below is a genomic region from Ascaphus truei isolate aAscTru1 chromosome 5, aAscTru1.hap1, whole genome shotgun sequence.
TATGGCTCCAACATATAGATATGTGACcgatacatttgtttttttatttttgtacatgACCAGTGCTGGTTTTAACTATTCTTTGGAGAATATGCCTCGCTCtctctatacatatacacacagatgtagcaggcttatTACTCGTTAATGTGATGCGGTAAAGTTGCAACGTTATTACAAGATTTACAACGAGCGCTACTGAAAACAATGGTAATACATCCATTGGCTCCTTACCGCACGCTTTATTTATCGCATTTTCGTATTctgctttgctacatctgtacatacacTCCTGTGTCACACCCCCGTCACTAAACAGTTGCAGCTGCACCAGAGCAAATCAATTGTGGTTGGTACACATCAACTTAATGATTTGGTTGGAATCAAAGCAGGCCCTCTCTGCTGGCTTTGTATCTGTCTGCATGAATCAAGCCAGGGGGCAAGGAAGgagactggggggacggggaagaggCAACAACTCCTCAAGTCTAGGGGCATATATAGGGACCCTTCCCCCTCCAGTAGCTCTCCATCATCTGTGGCAATAAGTGCTTCTTATTTGAGTGAGACTAGGGCGATAAGGAGGATAACCTAACCCCTTTATTGGGGTGGAGAGGAGCAGTAAAGGGGTtagaaaaaggagggggggaaattcCAACTCCCATTTTGAAAATAAACATGCAGTGCCGTATAGCAGGACTAAGTACCTCTCCAAACACCCCGAGCATCGTCATCAAGTGGGTATATATACACCATTATATCTGGGCCCCTGGAATAATTGGGAGGGCTCCATAAATGTTTGATGCGTTCTCAAAAACATATAGCTGTACTCTAGAACTGCTATACACCAGGGCCTGGTCATTTGCAATGGGGAGGATATAAAAAAGCCTCCAGGCCCCTAatctcccccgccctcccctcccccccggcagaGGAGGCAGACAAGAGGGGAATGAGCATTATAAAGTCACTACTAGTCCACAATGGCTACAGTCAAAGAAATATGGCTACAGCCAGGTCTTAAGCCACTCCACCCAACCTCCAgggtatttaagtctcccccccacacccccaaaaatCATAAACCATGAAGAAAGCGCGGACGTACGTTAAAACGGATACACGGGTCGTGGCTGTGATTAAGCCCTCGACATAATAAGGCTACAGggttagaatatttttttttgtctttaagATTTTTCTTTTAAACTTGATTTCTAAAAACAAATTTATGTTCCTATTCCCGTGCGATTTTGCCGTTAAAACCATGTTTATATctgctatctttttttttttttttttgcttctgttatattaaaaaaaaaaatatggggggaaaaaacaacaacaaaaacacatttttgtCCCGCTGCCAGCCGACGCCTTGTAAAAactggagaaagagagagtggatttaaaaaaagaaaagaaaaaaaaagaatcttTCTACAGAAAAGAAAAACCCCACAAaattataggtttttttttttaagggggaaaataaaataataataataaaaaaaaacatataatattaAATCTACAGCAAAGGGAGAGGGATAAAAGTCCTGTCAGTATAAAAGGCCGTATTTATAGTCTACAAGGGGGAAGGgggcatttgggggggggggcaccggcGCCCCCCTCATCTCCGCATGTAGGGGGAGTTGAGAGTTTGTTTGGGGACCGCAGGGGAATTCATGTAGGAGTGGTGAGGTGGAGGGGTGTACATCATATTTCCATGGGGATTAGGCTGCATAGGTTGTTGGGTATAGGCTTGGGCACCCATCATGCCCATGCCAACCTGCATGGGATACTGTGTTGTCTGGTTCATATAGGCTGCGTTGCTGTGGTAGGAGCTGTTGACCATGGGCTGAGACATGCGGTACCCGCCCATGGCGTTGAGGGGGTTCATGGTGTTGACATTGTAAGGGGAGGTGGGCATGAGGTTGACGCCCATGTTCATGCTCCGCTGGACGGTCAGTGCCCGGGGAGCAGGCtgcatgccaggcgtgctgcgcCCATACAGCTGCTGCTGGTGGGGGGATGGTGCGGCGGGCAATGGGGCCGACTTGGAGCGGATGGAAATGTGCCCCTTGACAGGCATCTGGCTCTGGATACGCTGGCTGTGGGGGATGCCAAGGTTGCCCGCTGACATGTTGCACTGAAGGAGGTTCATGGTGGGAGGAGGGGTCATGGTGGCTTGTGCTTGGGGGTTGCCCGCAAGGGGATGGGAGGAAGTGAGCTGGGACAGGCCCGAGTTGGACAGGGACACGCTGTTTGCATAGGAGGTAACGGCCTGAGCGTGGCTGTAAGGCATAGAATGGGGGTCCATGATGGTGTTGGTGAGCTGCTGCAGTTTGGCCAGACTAAAAGTGGCCGAGGGCTGGGAGTATCCCCCGGCCCCAAAATCCCCTGGGTAGATGCTGAGGTTGCTGCCATTGCTCTGGTCTGGTATCTCCATGATCATCGGCGAGGGGCCGAAGCTGTTATTCATGCTGCACTGTGACATTGAGGGCTGTTGCTGGGGGGGcggctgggactgctgcgggggtaATGGAGGTGGAGGTAATGGGGGCGGTGGAGGGGGTTGGTTGCTGCTGCTAGGAGGTCGGTCTGAGGAGCAACTTTGGGGtgacttgatactgcaggcctGGGATGGCTGGAGCATGCCTGCCATGCCCGCCATCTGCTGGCTAACAGCACAGCCGTTCTGAGACAGGCCGGCAGACGTGGCCAGTCCCCCGGCTCCATTGGCATTGCCGCCATTGGCGTAAGAGCAGCTGCTCTGTGAGGAGATGCTGCCGCCCCCCATGCTGGAGTCGTAGCTGCTGGGGTTCTCGTAATTCTCGGTCGTGCTCTCGATGCTACCTAGGTCGCTGAAGCCGCTGTCCACCACCTGCTGCGAATGGTCTGACACGGAGGGCACGTCCATCATCGGGCTGGTGGTCTCAAGGTTTTGCATGGATGGGGCAGAAAGGGAGCCCGCGTCTGGGCTAATCTGGGGGTACACGCCTCCTCCGCTGCCCTCCAGTGCTGGAGGTACGCTGGGGCTGCTGGCCGATCTCACAGACTGGCTGGGGTGAGAGTGGACGGAGGAGATTGGGCTGCCGTGGGCTGAGGGGAGGCACTCCTCGGACAGGCCCAGCTGGGGGTCCTCCTCGGCTTGCGCAAAGCTCTGCAAGGTCTGGCAAGCTGCCAGTGTCTCGTCCTCACAGTCACCATATGTCCCATCATCACGTTCACTTCCCTCTTCCTGCGTCAGTGACTGCACCGCTTGCACTGTCTCAAGGTCCAGCTCTGTGTGGgggatctcctcttctccctcctcctcctcctcctcttcctcttcttcatcgtcttcctcttccttctgctgctgctcctcctctacCTTCTCcagcctctcctcctcttcctgtaGACTGGGCGTAGGCTCTGGGCCTTCTGTTGTCTCTTGTTCGCCCTTCTCCTCCTCGCTGCTGCTTCCTTCACACGGCTCCTGTGGTTCTGGCTCCTCAGGGAGGGAGCCTTGCTCAAGTTCCCTCTCGTCTGCCTCCTTTGCTCCTTCGTCCTCGTCATCAGCATCGTGATCTTCCTGCTGGTTGGAGACGGTAACCACTACCTCCTTAGCCTCTCCTGCTCTATCCTCTTTTCGTTCTCCTTCCTCCACTGCCACTGGCTGGGGCTCCTCTCCAGTTTCCTCCTGTCTCTCTGGTGACACTGGTTGATTTTCGGCCTCCCGAGATGAGCCGtcactactgctgctgctgctttcgGATGGGGATGCCGGCTGCACCTTAGTGATGGCTGCTTCGTCTTCCTCCCTGGTCTTCTCAGTCACCGCTGGTGCCTCTTCCTCCTCCATCCTCTCTAGGGCCTCCTGTCTGGGAGGCTCCTCTTCTTCCTGCAGCCTTGGTTTTCGGCTGGGCCTGGTGGGGGGAGGCTGAGCAATAGACGGAGGAGGAGGGTCACGGTTGACTTTGAAGCCTGGCTTGCGCCCTGGGCGCTTCTTCCAGTGGACAGGCTTCCTGCTCTTACCCTTGGGCCACCCTTTCTTCTTGATGGGAGTGGGGGCACAAGGTTCTGGCAGGGGGGCAGCCTTCTCTGGGGACCGTATGGTGGAGGCAGGGTGCTGGATAAGTGACCctgaaaacaaacacacacagcaagtGTTAAAGTATTACTAAGCAGGAGTATATGCTTCCAGCTCCCAAACTGAACTATACTTATTATACAGTGCAGAATGTGCATTATCATGGTCTGAAAGTGTATAGATACACAGCATTATATAGTTCAGAATGTTTACTATAGGAGGGTGAAAGTGTGTAGAGATACTCTACAGCATTATACAATGCAGCATATGCATTATAGGTGGAAGTGTATAGAGCTACTCACTATAATTATACAGGgcagcaggttcattttcagggaGCTGGAAGTTTATTAGATACTCAGCACTATTATCAGGGGTTAGAAGTACATGTAGATATTCTTCATCATTATGCAGtacagcatgttcattatcagaggGCCAGAAATGTATGGAGAAACTCTCATCATATAATGCTGTGCACATTTACCGTGGGATTGTTCGGTGTGTGTCCTCCTCTTGCTGAGCGGGCGACTGCGCCTCAGCAGGGGGTGGGGAGTAAGGTAGGGGAAGTAGCCAGGAGGGAAGGAGGTGCTGTGGCCGCTGCCCTCCTCCTCGGGCTCCAGCCGCGGCATGGGCCGCTCCGAGTCAGAGTCATCGAAGGGCTCATCCAAGACCTGGGTGGTTTCGGATATGGTCTCCGTCACGACGCTGCTGTTGTGGTGGTGTTTGCGCCGGCGCACACGTCGTCTCCGGTGAACTCCAGGTTTCTGGCGGAAGAGAGGGACTGTCAAGTGGATGCATCAACTTCCCATGTCCTTCTGGAGAGGTGAGCTCTAGAACTTGGACTGACCAATGATATGTAAAGTGATATCACAACCTCCCCATATGAGTCTCGAGATATGACCTCTAGGCCTGGATGTACtctagaccaggggggcgcaaacttttttccctgcgcccccctgccggctgtcccctcactcccgcgcccccccccaaccccaacttaccctcgcaccggcgtaatgacgtcacgttgccatagcaacgtgacgtcacatgacctcgcagcgtcattttgacgccgcgttgccatggcgacgccgggaggaagccgccggagccacgggtaagtatggtttacagaggccctgcagctcccccggcacttaatttaagtgccttcgggaagcgcggggcctctgtaaaccccgcgccccccgtcggcagtctcgcgccccccctgggggtcgtgccccacagattgcgcaccgctgctctagactACGTGTCTCGAATCATGTATCAGCGGTATCATCACCTTCCCATGTCCTTCTGGGGAGATAACATCTAAGCCTTGACACAGGACTCAACATAATGACTGACCAATGAAAGTAAAGAGATATCACAACTTTCCTATGTCCTcattatattatactgtatgcctACTTAACCATTTAATTTTGAGTTGTTTTCTTGTAATTTGACACAAACCTAAATAATATACTATTTAATTCACGCTTTACCCTAGAGTTCCATGTTTAACTCCCTAAATTTATGAAAAACCCTTGAATATATGCTATTTCATCATCATTTTGGTATCTAATTCTGAGATAAAATACTACCCAatttaaattccccccacccccacgtttaagaaaaataaataaaaaaaacttttaatccACACTCTTTGCACTCTGCCTACAGTTTAAATTTTTTTACAGcaagtaaatacatttttttaaatattttgtgcCAAAACAGAAATCTACCTCAAAAAGGCAAAATTGGACTGAACACCAGTACAGACTTATGGGGGcttttcaaataaaaataaaaggaaaaacagCTCGGAATAAAAAGAAGATGATGAATTTGCAGGAAGGGATTTGCAGCCATATTTATTTGATTTTTAAGAATTAAAAACCGCTTAAAAATCAGCAAAAAAAGCTAGAGGTGAAAGCAGCCATACGACTGTACAGCATGAGGAAGAAATCTTTACCCCCACTTTTCAATAAACTCTGCAGGGCGGGGAATTCATTGTGCCTTCAAAATTCTATGTATAGCGCTGTTTGCACGGTCAGCAATATCtaagaaaaacaaataattattATTCTAAACATACCTTGCGTTTGAGAGTGGGTTTCGTGAGGATGGGTGGGGAATCTGAACGCAGGCTGTTTTCCTCTTCATcgtcctcctcttcctcttcctcctcgCTGCTCTCGCTGAAACGTCTCAGCTGTGGGCGCTCACCATCGTAACACTGCGCCAACCGCCCCTGCTGCTCCAGGAAGTCTCTACGCAGCATCGGGTCTGCCAGCCTCTTTAGCCTCCCCCTCCGTGGGccgggcctccctccctccccgttgcGCCTCGGGGGGCCTGGTGGATCTCCTGCCAGGAGCCGCAGCAGGTCGGCAGCCCGGTTGGAGGAGGAGCCAGGGACACGGCCTCGTCGCCCTCTCCGGCCACGCTGGCCCCTCCCTGGAGGTTGTCTGTAGACGGGCAGGCTGTCTCGGAGCAGGTCCTGGAGCTGGCGAGGGTTTGGGAgtcggggggaaggggaagacgggtgaggggggagatgcggggggctCTTCTCTTTCTCCAGAAGGGGGCAAGGGTCTCGCTCCTTCCAGTCCCGAGAGATGCTTCTCAGCATCTGCTGCTGAGGGAATGACCATTatactgtaagctcttcaggtcaGAGAATGTATCCATATTAAATAAAATCTCCTTCTATCCTTGCTGCTCATCTCTGACCCCATTTAATAAGATGACGTGTATATTAGTGTCCTTTACAAGAGGTGTTCTCCTGTAATAAGAGGGTGATTTAAGCACGGGAATCATGTAAGTTACTGTAAGTGTCCATAGACccaatatgtacagtaacaaggtgTCTTTATCCATAACATTTCTGTGAGTAGTTCATTTTAGGAAACACACTCAAGTAATACTAGAATCCTGTGAGTGAGATGCCTTCTTATTGGGATTCGAGGGCGAGCTAATCTTCCCCTGCAAATTGTTCACAAATGGAACATTCTAAGAGGAGAGGGACAATGTATGCATAAAAACAAGGCCCCTTTTGTACTGACATAACAGGATGGGCGAGCAGAGCAGTAAGGAGCATTCTAATTGGTCTTGCCCCCAGTACTCACGCTGCTGTCCTTCAACGGTCGCCTCTGTGCCTCGTCCTCATCCTCCTCGGAGTCCCTCTCATCGTCAGACACCACTGAGTTGGTGACAATGATAGGGGTCCATCTCAATGCCTCAGGGTCCACCTCCACCTCACGTGGTCGAACCTTCTGCCGGCTCATGTGTGCCTCGATCAGCTGTTCTCGACGCACTAGCACCATGCtgtgtggaga
It encodes:
- the KAT6A gene encoding histone acetyltransferase KAT6A isoform X3, encoding MVKLANPLYTQWILEAIRKVKRQKQRPSEERLCNAVSTSHGLDRRTVMEQLELSVKDGTVLKVTNKGQNSYKDPDNPGRLALPKAIRNQGRPEGMDWHRLLRRALDNLAEPGGSSLKNIERFLRGQRDVGAAFGGNMGAASAFHHQLRLAVKRALGHGRIVKEGPLYKLNAKVTEDKQGCESLASLPPVCLLPHEKDKPVAEPIPICSFCLGTKEQNREKKPEELISCADCGNSGHPSCLKFSPELTLRVKALRWQCIECKTCSSCRDQGKNADNMLFCDSCDRGFHMECCDPPLTRMPKGMWICQICRPRKKGRKLLHKKAAQIRRRYTKPIGRPKNRLKNQSAATKATFSKGRGNPGRGRKRKFSLCTSSSEEESGDRSADPLRGCGPTVPFNKKPKGLIDGLTKFFTPSPDGRKARAEALDYSLQRSRKRGPRKAGLADWDNQDGWDGKLDGEERFGMLSEKEMELFQDIQEQALQRVGVSGPPDPQVRCPSVIEFGKYEIQTWYSSPYPQEYTRLPKLYLCEFCLRYMKSHNMLQQHTKKCSWYHPPANEIYRKDNISVFEVDGKVSTIYCQNLCLLAKLFLDHKTLYYDVEPFLFYVLTQNDSKGCHLVGYFSKEKHCQQKYNVSCIMILPQYQRKGYGRFLIDFSYLLSKREGQAGSPEKPLSDLGRLSYIAYWKSVVLECLHHTRDRQLSIKRLTKLTGICPQDIAATLQQLRMLELRGDHMVLVRREQLIEAHMSRQKVRPREVEVDPEALRWTPIIVTNSVVSDDERDSEEDEDEAQRRPLKDSSQQMLRSISRDWKERDPCPLLEKEKSPPHLPPHPSSPSPRLPNPRQLQDLLRDSLPVYRQPPGRGQRGRRGRRGRVPGSSSNRAADLLRLLAGDPPGPPRRNGEGGRPGPRRGRLKRLADPMLRRDFLEQQGRLAQCYDGERPQLRRFSESSEEEEEEEDDEEENSLRSDSPPILTKPTLKRKKPGVHRRRRVRRRKHHHNSSVVTETISETTQVLDEPFDDSDSERPMPRLEPEEEGSGHSTSFPPGYFPYLTPHPLLRRSRPLSKRRTHTEQSHGSLIQHPASTIRSPEKAAPLPEPCAPTPIKKKGWPKGKSRKPVHWKKRPGRKPGFKVNRDPPPPSIAQPPPTRPSRKPRLQEEEEPPRQEALERMEEEEAPAVTEKTREEDEAAITKVQPASPSESSSSSSDGSSREAENQPVSPERQEETGEEPQPVAVEEGERKEDRAGEAKEVVVTVSNQQEDHDADDEDEGAKEADERELEQGSLPEEPEPQEPCEGSSSEEEKGEQETTEGPEPTPSLQEEEERLEKVEEEQQQKEEEDDEEEEEEEEEEGEEEIPHTELDLETVQAVQSLTQEEGSERDDGTYGDCEDETLAACQTLQSFAQAEEDPQLGLSEECLPSAHGSPISSVHSHPSQSVRSASSPSVPPALEGSGGGVYPQISPDAGSLSAPSMQNLETTSPMMDVPSVSDHSQQVVDSGFSDLGSIESTTENYENPSSYDSSMGGGSISSQSSCSYANGGNANGAGGLATSAGLSQNGCAVSQQMAGMAGMLQPSQACSIKSPQSCSSDRPPSSSNQPPPPPPLPPPPLPPQQSQPPPQQQPSMSQCSMNNSFGPSPMIMEIPDQSNGSNLSIYPGDFGAGGYSQPSATFSLAKLQQLTNTIMDPHSMPYSHAQAVTSYANSVSLSNSGLSQLTSSHPLAGNPQAQATMTPPPTMNLLQCNMSAGNLGIPHSQRIQSQMPVKGHISIRSKSAPLPAAPSPHQQQLYGRSTPGMQPAPRALTVQRSMNMGVNLMPTSPYNVNTMNPLNAMGGYRMSQPMVNSSYHSNAAYMNQTTQYPMQVGMGMMGAQAYTQQPMQPNPHGNMMYTPPPHHSYMNSPAVPKQTLNSPYMRR
- the KAT6A gene encoding histone acetyltransferase KAT6A isoform X4 codes for the protein MCAVPLSSRYAPCAVPSTATFAPRAVPSTFSLALRAVPSSSYPPWVTLSKMAVASARGVSALCRCCRPGLPPVAEPIPICSFCLGTKEQNREKKPEELISCADCGNSGHPSCLKFSPELTLRVKALRWQCIECKTCSSCRDQGKNADNMLFCDSCDRGFHMECCDPPLTRMPKGMWICQICRPRKKGRKLLHKKAAQIRRRYTKPIGRPKNRLKNQSAATKATFSKGRGNPGRGRKRKFSLCTSSSEEESGDRSADPLRGCGPTVPFNKKPKGLIDGLTKFFTPSPDGRKARAEALDYSLQRSRKRGPRKAGLADWDNQDGWDGKLDGEERFGMLSEKEMELFQDIQEQALQLYWSPRSSLTLGIELEEGLAGESRGQSHFTQRVGVSGPPDPQVRCPSVIEFGKYEIQTWYSSPYPQEYTRLPKLYLCEFCLRYMKSHNMLQQHTKKCSWYHPPANEIYRKDNISVFEVDGKVSTIYCQNLCLLAKLFLDHKTLYYDVEPFLFYVLTQNDSKGCHLVGYFSKEKHCQQKYNVSCIMILPQYQRKGYGRFLIDFSYLLSKREGQAGSPEKPLSDLGRLSYIAYWKSVVLECLHHTRDRQLSIKRLTKLTGICPQDIAATLQQLRMLELRGDHMVLVRREQLIEAHMSRQKVRPREVEVDPEALRWTPIIVTNSVVSDDERDSEEDEDEAQRRPLKDSSQQMLRSISRDWKERDPCPLLEKEKSPPHLPPHPSSPSPRLPNPRQLQDLLRDSLPVYRQPPGRGQRGRRGRRGRVPGSSSNRAADLLRLLAGDPPGPPRRNGEGGRPGPRRGRLKRLADPMLRRDFLEQQGRLAQCYDGERPQLRRFSESSEEEEEEEDDEEENSLRSDSPPILTKPTLKRKKPGVHRRRRVRRRKHHHNSSVVTETISETTQVLDEPFDDSDSERPMPRLEPEEEGSGHSTSFPPGYFPYLTPHPLLRRSRPLSKRRTHTEQSHGSLIQHPASTIRSPEKAAPLPEPCAPTPIKKKGWPKGKSRKPVHWKKRPGRKPGFKVNRDPPPPSIAQPPPTRPSRKPRLQEEEEPPRQEALERMEEEEAPAVTEKTREEDEAAITKVQPASPSESSSSSSDGSSREAENQPVSPERQEETGEEPQPVAVEEGERKEDRAGEAKEVVVTVSNQQEDHDADDEDEGAKEADERELEQGSLPEEPEPQEPCEGSSSEEEKGEQETTEGPEPTPSLQEEEERLEKVEEEQQQKEEEDDEEEEEEEEEEGEEEIPHTELDLETVQAVQSLTQEEGSERDDGTYGDCEDETLAACQTLQSFAQAEEDPQLGLSEECLPSAHGSPISSVHSHPSQSVRSASSPSVPPALEGSGGGVYPQISPDAGSLSAPSMQNLETTSPMMDVPSVSDHSQQVVDSGFSDLGSIESTTENYENPSSYDSSMGGGSISSQSSCSYANGGNANGAGGLATSAGLSQNGCAVSQQMAGMAGMLQPSQACSIKSPQSCSSDRPPSSSNQPPPPPPLPPPPLPPQQSQPPPQQQPSMSQCSMNNSFGPSPMIMEIPDQSNGSNLSIYPGDFGAGGYSQPSATFSLAKLQQLTNTIMDPHSMPYSHAQAVTSYANSVSLSNSGLSQLTSSHPLAGNPQAQATMTPPPTMNLLQCNMSAGNLGIPHSQRIQSQMPVKGHISIRSKSAPLPAAPSPHQQQLYGRSTPGMQPAPRALTVQRSMNMGVNLMPTSPYNVNTMNPLNAMGGYRMSQPMVNSSYHSNAAYMNQTTQYPMQVGMGMMGAQAYTQQPMQPNPHGNMMYTPPPHHSYMNSPAVPKQTLNSPYMRR
- the KAT6A gene encoding histone acetyltransferase KAT6A isoform X2, which translates into the protein MVKLANPLYTQWILEAIRKVKRQKQRPSEERLCNAVSTSHGLDRRTVMEQLELSVKDGTVLKVTNKGQNSYKDPDNPGRLALPKAIRNQGRPEGMDWHRLLRRALDNLAEPGGSSLKNIERFLRGQRDVGAAFGGNMGAASAFHHQLRLAVKRALGHGRIVKEGPLYKLNAKVTEDKQGCESLASLPPVCLLPHEKDKPVAEPIPICSFCLGTKEQNREKKPEELISCADCGNSGHPSCLKFSPELTLRVKALRWQCIECKTCSSCRDQGKNADNMLFCDSCDRGFHMECCDPPLTRMPKGMWICQICRPRKKGRKLLHKKAAQIRRRYTKPIGRPKNRLKNQSAATKATFSKGRGNPGRGRKRKFSLCTSSSEEESGDRSADPLRGCGPTVPFNKKPKGLIDGLTKFFTPSPDGRKARAEALDYSLQRSRKRGPRKAGLADWDNQDGWDGKLDGEERFGMLSEKEMELFQDIQEQALQLYWSPRSSLTLGIELEEGLAGESRGQSHFTQRVGVSGPPDPQVRCPSVIEFGKYEIQTWYSSPYPQEYTRLPKLYLCEFCLRYMKSHNMLQQHTKKCSWYHPPANEIYRKDNISVFEVDGKVSTIYCQNLCLLAKLFLDHKTLYYDVEPFLFYVLTQNDSKGCHLVGYFSKEKHCQQKYNVSCIMILPQYQRKGYGRFLIDFSYLLSKREGQAGSPEKPLSDLGRLSYIAYWKSVVLECLHHTRDRQLSIKRLTKLTGICPQDIAATLQQLRMLELRGDHMVLVRREQLIEAHMSRQKVRPREVEVDPEALRWTPIIVTNSVVSDDERDSEEDEDEAQRRPLKDSSQMLRSISRDWKERDPCPLLEKEKSPPHLPPHPSSPSPRLPNPRQLQDLLRDSLPVYRQPPGRGQRGRRGRRGRVPGSSSNRAADLLRLLAGDPPGPPRRNGEGGRPGPRRGRLKRLADPMLRRDFLEQQGRLAQCYDGERPQLRRFSESSEEEEEEEDDEEENSLRSDSPPILTKPTLKRKKPGVHRRRRVRRRKHHHNSSVVTETISETTQVLDEPFDDSDSERPMPRLEPEEEGSGHSTSFPPGYFPYLTPHPLLRRSRPLSKRRTHTEQSHGSLIQHPASTIRSPEKAAPLPEPCAPTPIKKKGWPKGKSRKPVHWKKRPGRKPGFKVNRDPPPPSIAQPPPTRPSRKPRLQEEEEPPRQEALERMEEEEAPAVTEKTREEDEAAITKVQPASPSESSSSSSDGSSREAENQPVSPERQEETGEEPQPVAVEEGERKEDRAGEAKEVVVTVSNQQEDHDADDEDEGAKEADERELEQGSLPEEPEPQEPCEGSSSEEEKGEQETTEGPEPTPSLQEEEERLEKVEEEQQQKEEEDDEEEEEEEEEEGEEEIPHTELDLETVQAVQSLTQEEGSERDDGTYGDCEDETLAACQTLQSFAQAEEDPQLGLSEECLPSAHGSPISSVHSHPSQSVRSASSPSVPPALEGSGGGVYPQISPDAGSLSAPSMQNLETTSPMMDVPSVSDHSQQVVDSGFSDLGSIESTTENYENPSSYDSSMGGGSISSQSSCSYANGGNANGAGGLATSAGLSQNGCAVSQQMAGMAGMLQPSQACSIKSPQSCSSDRPPSSSNQPPPPPPLPPPPLPPQQSQPPPQQQPSMSQCSMNNSFGPSPMIMEIPDQSNGSNLSIYPGDFGAGGYSQPSATFSLAKLQQLTNTIMDPHSMPYSHAQAVTSYANSVSLSNSGLSQLTSSHPLAGNPQAQATMTPPPTMNLLQCNMSAGNLGIPHSQRIQSQMPVKGHISIRSKSAPLPAAPSPHQQQLYGRSTPGMQPAPRALTVQRSMNMGVNLMPTSPYNVNTMNPLNAMGGYRMSQPMVNSSYHSNAAYMNQTTQYPMQVGMGMMGAQAYTQQPMQPNPHGNMMYTPPPHHSYMNSPAVPKQTLNSPYMRR
- the KAT6A gene encoding histone acetyltransferase KAT6A isoform X1; the encoded protein is MVKLANPLYTQWILEAIRKVKRQKQRPSEERLCNAVSTSHGLDRRTVMEQLELSVKDGTVLKVTNKGQNSYKDPDNPGRLALPKAIRNQGRPEGMDWHRLLRRALDNLAEPGGSSLKNIERFLRGQRDVGAAFGGNMGAASAFHHQLRLAVKRALGHGRIVKEGPLYKLNAKVTEDKQGCESLASLPPVCLLPHEKDKPVAEPIPICSFCLGTKEQNREKKPEELISCADCGNSGHPSCLKFSPELTLRVKALRWQCIECKTCSSCRDQGKNADNMLFCDSCDRGFHMECCDPPLTRMPKGMWICQICRPRKKGRKLLHKKAAQIRRRYTKPIGRPKNRLKNQSAATKATFSKGRGNPGRGRKRKFSLCTSSSEEESGDRSADPLRGCGPTVPFNKKPKGLIDGLTKFFTPSPDGRKARAEALDYSLQRSRKRGPRKAGLADWDNQDGWDGKLDGEERFGMLSEKEMELFQDIQEQALQLYWSPRSSLTLGIELEEGLAGESRGQSHFTQRVGVSGPPDPQVRCPSVIEFGKYEIQTWYSSPYPQEYTRLPKLYLCEFCLRYMKSHNMLQQHTKKCSWYHPPANEIYRKDNISVFEVDGKVSTIYCQNLCLLAKLFLDHKTLYYDVEPFLFYVLTQNDSKGCHLVGYFSKEKHCQQKYNVSCIMILPQYQRKGYGRFLIDFSYLLSKREGQAGSPEKPLSDLGRLSYIAYWKSVVLECLHHTRDRQLSIKRLTKLTGICPQDIAATLQQLRMLELRGDHMVLVRREQLIEAHMSRQKVRPREVEVDPEALRWTPIIVTNSVVSDDERDSEEDEDEAQRRPLKDSSQQMLRSISRDWKERDPCPLLEKEKSPPHLPPHPSSPSPRLPNPRQLQDLLRDSLPVYRQPPGRGQRGRRGRRGRVPGSSSNRAADLLRLLAGDPPGPPRRNGEGGRPGPRRGRLKRLADPMLRRDFLEQQGRLAQCYDGERPQLRRFSESSEEEEEEEDDEEENSLRSDSPPILTKPTLKRKKPGVHRRRRVRRRKHHHNSSVVTETISETTQVLDEPFDDSDSERPMPRLEPEEEGSGHSTSFPPGYFPYLTPHPLLRRSRPLSKRRTHTEQSHGSLIQHPASTIRSPEKAAPLPEPCAPTPIKKKGWPKGKSRKPVHWKKRPGRKPGFKVNRDPPPPSIAQPPPTRPSRKPRLQEEEEPPRQEALERMEEEEAPAVTEKTREEDEAAITKVQPASPSESSSSSSDGSSREAENQPVSPERQEETGEEPQPVAVEEGERKEDRAGEAKEVVVTVSNQQEDHDADDEDEGAKEADERELEQGSLPEEPEPQEPCEGSSSEEEKGEQETTEGPEPTPSLQEEEERLEKVEEEQQQKEEEDDEEEEEEEEEEGEEEIPHTELDLETVQAVQSLTQEEGSERDDGTYGDCEDETLAACQTLQSFAQAEEDPQLGLSEECLPSAHGSPISSVHSHPSQSVRSASSPSVPPALEGSGGGVYPQISPDAGSLSAPSMQNLETTSPMMDVPSVSDHSQQVVDSGFSDLGSIESTTENYENPSSYDSSMGGGSISSQSSCSYANGGNANGAGGLATSAGLSQNGCAVSQQMAGMAGMLQPSQACSIKSPQSCSSDRPPSSSNQPPPPPPLPPPPLPPQQSQPPPQQQPSMSQCSMNNSFGPSPMIMEIPDQSNGSNLSIYPGDFGAGGYSQPSATFSLAKLQQLTNTIMDPHSMPYSHAQAVTSYANSVSLSNSGLSQLTSSHPLAGNPQAQATMTPPPTMNLLQCNMSAGNLGIPHSQRIQSQMPVKGHISIRSKSAPLPAAPSPHQQQLYGRSTPGMQPAPRALTVQRSMNMGVNLMPTSPYNVNTMNPLNAMGGYRMSQPMVNSSYHSNAAYMNQTTQYPMQVGMGMMGAQAYTQQPMQPNPHGNMMYTPPPHHSYMNSPAVPKQTLNSPYMRR